Proteins encoded by one window of Roseimicrobium gellanilyticum:
- a CDS encoding phage capsid protein codes for MSLDITQFYPTEFERNWTHVAQQMDCRLRQAVMPGGNLTGKRKSFNLLNDYEMDEVTTRKGDTPDGDTSGEKYWLYARKFEKVITFDEDDERQLGQIVLPDSDEVRNMAMAYNRKVDDMIIAAFDATRYIGEDGTTTDPFPAGQSIAVDYVPSGAPANSGLTFAKIREAARILNVNEVPESERFFAYGAKQLDDLLAITEATSRDFSDLMALKDGKISYWMGFTWIPTQRLSRNVSTDVRSCFAWHKSAVKLGEGSRNSYIDVRPDKRHAKQIRSVGRLGAVRSENEKVVRVYCDESP; via the coding sequence ATGTCATTGGATATTACGCAATTTTACCCGACGGAGTTCGAAAGGAACTGGACTCATGTGGCTCAACAGATGGACTGCCGGCTGCGCCAGGCGGTGATGCCGGGTGGGAATCTGACGGGCAAGAGGAAGTCATTCAATCTGCTGAATGACTATGAGATGGACGAGGTGACGACCCGCAAGGGTGACACGCCGGATGGCGATACCTCGGGTGAGAAGTACTGGCTGTATGCGCGGAAGTTTGAGAAGGTGATCACGTTCGATGAGGATGATGAGCGCCAGCTGGGGCAGATTGTGCTGCCAGACTCGGACGAGGTGCGCAATATGGCGATGGCGTACAATCGCAAGGTGGATGATATGATCATCGCGGCCTTCGATGCGACGCGGTACATTGGTGAGGATGGGACGACGACGGACCCCTTCCCTGCTGGTCAATCCATCGCGGTGGACTATGTGCCGAGCGGTGCGCCGGCGAACAGCGGGCTGACGTTTGCGAAGATTCGCGAGGCGGCGCGCATCCTGAATGTGAATGAGGTGCCGGAGAGTGAGCGCTTCTTTGCGTACGGGGCGAAGCAACTGGATGACCTGCTGGCCATCACGGAGGCGACGAGCCGGGACTTCAGTGACCTGATGGCGCTGAAGGACGGGAAGATCAGCTACTGGATGGGCTTTACGTGGATTCCGACGCAGCGCCTGAGCCGCAATGTGAGCACGGATGTGCGTTCCTGCTTTGCGTGGCACAAGTCGGCGGTGAAGCTGGGTGAGGGTTCACGCAACAGCTACATTGATGTGCGACCGGACAAGCGGCATGCGAAGCAGATTCGCTCGGTGGGTCGCCTGGGTGCGGTGCGCTCGGAGAATGAGAAGGTGGTGCGGGTGTACTGCGATGAGTCGCCGTAA